Proteins from one Sarcophilus harrisii chromosome 2, mSarHar1.11, whole genome shotgun sequence genomic window:
- the LOC100914087 gene encoding protocadherin beta-2-like: MELVGATNPRQRQVLFLLVLLGVSRAVSEPKRFSVVEEIERGSFVANVAKTLGLEVGELSDRRSRIVFKGNKEYLQLNRRTGDLLLTEKLDREELCGPADPCVLPFKILLENPFQILPAELSVLDINDHSPVFLETEMLLKISESTSPGTVFQLESGKDLDVGSNSIQNYTISPNSLFHIQIRDSSEGKRYPELVLDETLDREEQSEVTLTLTAVDGGVPPRSGTAQVRILVVDINDNAPVFAQLRYEVQIPENSSIGSKIVTVSATDLDAGNYGEISYAFLHASENTRKLFHLKRELGELYLREKVDFESAQSYTINIQAVDGGGLSAECTVIIQVIDLNDNPPEVTISSFTSPIPENSPETVVAVFSVSDLDSGENGKIVCSIQDDLPFVLKPSIENFYTLVTEGALDREYKAEYNITITVMDLGSPRLKSEYNLTVLISDVNDNPPMFSERTYKVCLQENNSPALHIGSVSASDRDSGINAKVTYSLLPPEPDDLPLFSYISINSDNGYLYALRSLDYEAIQAFQFTVRAADGGSPSLSSQVLVQIVVQDENDNSPFVLYPLQNGTAPCNDLVPRTAEPGYLVTKVVAVDRDRGQNSWLSYQLLKATDPGLFTLWAHNGEIRTVRSISDRDAMKQTLVVLVKDNGQPSLSTMATLNVLLVDGFSEPYAKLPGASKEEVPTDSLTTYLIISLTTVSFLFLLSVIIFIVIHLWKKKKNSTDIKHFTSNNHFPGHLVNISRTGTLSHSYQYEVCLASDSGASEFKFLKPIIPTLPTSDGNKYSVENSA, translated from the coding sequence ATGGAACTTGTTGGAGCGACGAACCCGCGACAAAGGCAagttctctttctccttgttCTACTGGGTGTGTCTAGGGCGGTCTCGGAGCCGAAACGGTTTTCAGTAGTGGAGGAAATAGAGAGGGGCTCCTTTGTGGCCAATGTAGCAAAGACCTTGGGTCTGGAAGTGGGGGAACTGTCGGATCGGAGGAGCAGAATCGTTTTCAAAGGGAACAAAGAGTATTTGCAGCTGAACCGTAGAACCGGGGACCTGCTCTTGACAGAGAAACTGGATCGGGAGGAGCTGTGCGGCCCCGCTGATCCCTGTGTGCTCCCTTTTAAGATCTTGTTGGAAAACCCCTTTCAGATTCTTCCGGCTGAATTAAGTGTACTGGACATTAATGACCATTCACCAGTATTCTTAGAAACTGAGATGCTTCTAAAAATCTCCGAGAGCACCTCCCCCGGGACTGTGTTTCAGCTAGAAAGTGGGAAAGATTTAGACGTGGGTAGCAACAGTATCCAGAACTACACAATCAGTCCCAACTCTCTTTTTCATATTCAAATTCGAGATAGCAGTGAAGGCAAGAGATACCCAGAGCTTGTTCTGGATGAAACATTGGATCGGGAAGAGCAGTCAGAGGTCACTTTAACTCTCACTGCAGTGGATGGGGGAGTCCCACCAAGATCTGGAACTGCCCAAGTGCGAATCCTCGTAGTTGATATCAATGACAACGCCCCGGTGTTTGCTCAACTGCGTTATGAAGTTCAAATCCCTGAAAACAGTTCCATCGGATCCAAGATTGTCACAGTTTCTGCCACAGATTTAGACGCAGGGAATTATGGAGAAATATCTTACGCTTTTTTGCATGCCTCTGAAAATACTCGCAAACTTTTCCACCTTAAAAGGGAATTGGGAGAACTTTACTTAAGGGAGAAAGTGGATTTTGAATCAGCTCAATCTTACACTATAAATATCCAAGCCGTAGACGGGGGTGGTCTTTCAGCAGAATGTACTGTTATTATTCAGGTCATAGATCTGAACGATAATCCTCCAGAAGTCACTATATCTTCATTTACCAGCCCCATCCCAGAGAATTCTCCTGAGACAGTGGTAGCTGTTTTCAGTGTTTCAGATCTGGActctggggaaaatggaaagattgTTTGCTCCATCCAAGATGACCTTCCTTTTGTCCTGAAACCTTCCATTGAGAACTTCTATACATTGGTAACAGAAGGAGCATTGGACAGAGAGTACAAGGCTGAGTACAACATCACTATTACAGTGATGGACTTGGGCTCCCCGAGGCTCAAATCTGAGTATAATCTCACAGTGCTCATCTCGGATGTCAATGATAACCCTCCCATGTTTTCTGAGAGAACCTATAAAGTGTGTCTTCAGGAGAACAACAGTCCTGCCCTCCACATTGGCAGTGTCAGTGCCAGTGACAGGGACTCAGGAATCAATGCCAAAGTTACCTACTCTCTGCTGCCTCCAGAGCCTGACGACCTGCCCCTCTTCTCCTACATTTCCATCAACTCAGACAATGGCTATCTCTATGCTCTGAGATCTCTGGATTATGAAGCCATCCAAGCTTTCCAGTTCACTGTGAGGGCAGCTGATGGTGGTTCTCCATCACTGAGCAGCCAGGTTCTTGTTCAGATTGTGGTACAGGATGAGAATGATAACTCTCCCTTTGTTCTGTACCCCCTGCAAAATGGCACAGCTCCCTGCAATGATCTGGTGCCCAGAACTGCAGAGCCAGGTTACCTGGTGACCAAGGTGGTAGCTGTGGATAGAGACCGGGGACAGAATTCCTGGCTTTCCTATCAGCTGCTCAAGGCCACAGACCCAGGCCTCTTCACTTTGTGGGCCCACAATGGGGAAATTCGCACAGTAAGATCCATCAGTGACAGAGATGCCATGAAGCAGACTCTTGTGGTGCTGGTGAAGGACAATGGACAACCATCTCTGTCTACAATGGCTACACTAAATGTGCTCTTGGTGGATGGCTTCTCTGAGCCCTATGCAAAACTACCAGGTGCATCTAAGGAGGAAGTTCCCACTGACTCCCTAACAACCTACCTAATAATTTCCCTGACTACTGTCTCATTTCTGTTCCTGTTATCTGTTATAATTTTCATTGTCATTCACctttggaagaagaagaagaattccaCTGACATTAAGCACTTCACTTCAAATAACCATTTCCCAGGACACTTAGTGAATATCAGCAGGACAGGAACCCTATCCCATAGTTACCAGTATGAGGTATGTTTGGCCAGTGACTCAGGAGCCAGTGAATTTAAATTCCTAAAGCCTATTATTCCTACCCTTCCTACTTCAGATGGAAATAAGTACTCAGTTGAAAACTCAGCCTGA
- the LOC100920858 gene encoding protocadherin beta-2-like, giving the protein MEQEGRMIPQQRQVLFFLVLLGVSGAASELEFSVVEEMERGSFVANVAKALGLEVGVLSNRGARVVFKGYKEYLQLNSKTGDLFLRETLDREELCGPTKPCVLPFQILLENPFQVVRSELKIQDVNDHSPVFLDIETILKIPESTSPGTVFLLENAQDLDVGNNSLQNYTVSPNSHFHIQIREDAEGRKYPELVLDKPLDREEQPEFRLTLTAVDGGVPAKSGSTQILVLVMDINDNAPVFSHSRYEVQLPENSPTGSLVATVSAKDLDSGNNAEISYSLFRASERIRKTFQLNEKSGELRLKEKLDFESIHTYTINIQATDGGGLSGKCTIVVQVKDLNDNPPELIMSSFTSPIPENLPEITVAVFSVSDVDSGENGRIVCSIQDDLPFVLKPSFENFYTLVTDGALDRENKEEYNITITVTDLGSPRLKTEYNFTVLISDVNDNPPVFSQRVYKLYLQENNSPALHIGSVSASDRDSGINAKVTYSLLPPESEDLPLFSYISINSDNGYLYALRSLDYEAIQAFQFIVRAADGGSPSLSSQVLVQIVVQDENDNSPFVLYPLQNGTAPCNDLVPRTAEPGYLVTKVVAVDRDWGQNSWLSYQLVKSTDPGLFTLWAHNGEVRTTRPISDRDAIKQRLVVLVKDNGQPALSTMATLNVLLVDGFSELYVKIPDSNKEQIQNDSLTLYLVISLASVSILFLVSIILFITIRLWKRKTNKGNSHFLSSAPFQSHLVDVSGTGTLSQSYKYEVSLTNDLGTSEFKFLKPIIPSFPLQKSGNDAENNPAS; this is encoded by the coding sequence ATGGAGCAGGAAGGGAGGATGATTCCGCAGCAAAGgcaagttctttttttccttgttctgctgGGTGTGTCTGGGGCGGCCTCAGAACTGGAGTTTTCGGTGGtggaggagatggagagaggcTCTTTTGTGGCCAATGTGGCAAAGGCTCTGGGGCTGGAGGTAGGAGTGTTGTCAAATCGGGGGGCCAGAGTCGTTTTCAAAGGGTACAAAGAGTATTTGCAGCTGAATTCTAAAACAGGGGATCTGTTCCTGAGAGAAACATTGGATCGGGAGGAGCTGTGCGGTCCGACTAAGCCCTGTGTGCTACCTTTTCAGATCTTACTGGAAAACCCTTTTCAGGTCGTTCGCTCTGAGCTTAAGATACAAGACGTTAATGACCATTCGCCAGTATTCCTAGACATTGAGACAATCCTAAAAATCCCCGAGAGTACCTCCCCCGGGACTGTGTTTCTATTAGAAAATGCGCAGGATTTAGACGTAGGGAACAACAGTCTCCAGAACTACACGGTCAGCCCAAACTCTCATTTCCACATTCAAATTCGAGAGGACGCAGAAGGCCGGAAATACCCAGAGCTTGTACTGGATAAACCCCTGGATCGGGAGGAACAGCCCGAGTTTAGATTAACTCTCACTGCAGTGGATGGGGGAGTCCCAGCCAAGTCTGGAAGTACCCAAATCCTAGTGTTGGTAATGGACATCAATGACAATGCCCCTGTGTTCTCTCATTCCCGGTATGAAGTTCAGCTTCCTGAGAACAGCCCTACGGGTTCCCTAGTTGCTACAGTCTCAGCTAAAGATTTAGATTCAGGAAATAATGCAGAGATTTCCTATTCGTTATTTCGTGCATCTGAACGTATTCGTAAAACCTtccaattaaatgaaaaatcCGGAGAACTTCGTCTAAAAGAGAAACTGGATTTTGAGTCAATTCATACTTACACAATAAATATTCAGGCCACAGATGGTGGAGGCCTTTCTGGAAAATGCACTATAGTTGTTCAAGTGAAGGATTTAAATGACAACCCTCCGGAGCTGATTATGTCCTCATTTACCAGCCCCATCCCAGAGAACTTGCCTGAGATAACTGTCGCTGTTTTCAGCGTATCAGATGTAGACTctggggaaaatggaagaatAGTTTGCTCCATCCAAGATGATCTTCCCTTTGTCCTAAAaccttcttttgaaaacttctaTACGTTGGTAACAGATGGAGCATTGGACAGAGAGAACAAGGAAGAATATAATATCACTATTACTGTCACAGACTTGGGGTCTCCTAGGCTCAAAACCGAGTACAATTTCACAGTATTAATCTCCGATGTCAATGATAACCCTCCAGTGTTTtctcagagagtctacaaattgtACCTGCAGGAGAATAACAGTCCTGCCCTCCACATTGGCAGTGTCAGTGCCAGTGACAGGGACTCAGGAATCAATGCCAAAGTCACCTACTCTCTGCTGCCTCCAGAGTCTGAAGACCTGCCCCTCTTCTCCTACATTTCCATCAACTCAGACAATGGCTATCTCTATGCTCTGAGATCTCTGGATTATGAAGCCATCCAAGCTTTCCAGTTCATTGTTAGAGCAGCTGATGGTGGTTCTCCATCACTGAGCAGCCAGGTTCTTGTTCAGATTGTGGTACAGGATGAGAATGATAACTCCCCCTTTGTTCTGTACCCCCTGCAGAATGGCACAGCTCCCTGCAATGATCTGGTGCCCAGAACTGCAGAGCCTGGTTACCTGGTTACCAAGGTGGTAGCTGTGGATAGGGACTGGGGACAAAATTCCTGGCTTTCCTACCAGCTGGTCAAGTCCACAGACCCAGGTCTCTTCACTTTGTGGGCCCACAATGGAGAAGTTCGCACAACTAGGCCCATTAGTGACAGAGATGCTATCAAGCAGAGGCTTGTGGTGCTGGTGAAAGACAATGGGCAGCCAGCTCTCTCCACAATGGCTACACTAAATGTGCTCCTGGTGGATGGTTTCTCAGAACTATATGTGAAGATCCCAGACTCGAACAAGGAGCAGATCCAAAATGACTCCCTCACTCTTTACTTGGTCATTTCTCTGGCTTCAGTGTCCATTCTATTTCTTGTCTCTATCATTCTGTTTATCACCATAAGACTGTGGAAAAGAAAGACTAATAAAGGAAATAGTCACTTTCTATCCAGCGctcccttccagagccatttggTGGATGTCAGTGGCACTGGGACCTTGTCTCAGAGCTACAAATATGAAGTATCTCTGACCAATGACTTAGGGACAAGTGAGTTCAAGTTCTTAAAGCCAATTATTCCCAGTTTTCCTCTTCAAAAATCTGGGAATGATGCAGAGAACAATCCAGCATCTTAG
- the LOC116421638 gene encoding protocadherin beta-2-like: protein MIPQQRQVLFFLVLLGVSGAAASELEQFSVVEEMERGSFVANVAKALGLGMGELSKRGARVVFKGNKEYLQLHPKTGDLLLREKLDREELCGPAVLCVLPFQILLENPFHIVRAELIVEDINDHSPQFLDAEMVLKIPENTSPGTVFVLENAQDLDVGSNSLQNYTIGTNSHFHSQIRDSKGKRYPELVLDKALDREEQPEVRLTLTAVDGGTPQRSGTVQIRILVVDINDNAPVFTQSQYEAQIPENSSIGFRVVTVSATDLDAGNNADISYTFLHASENVRKTFQLTQKSGELYLKEKVDFELIQSYTIDIQATDGGGLSAECTVIVQVIDLNDNPPEVTISSLTSPIPENSPETVVAVFSVSDLDSGENGKMICSIQDDLPFALKPSIESYYTLVTEGALDREYKAEYNITITVMDLGSPRLKSEYNITVLISDVNDNSPVFTQRAYTLYLQENNSPVLHIGSVSASDRDSGVNAKVTYSLLPPQTEDLPLFSYISINSDNGHLYALRSLDYETIQAFQFSVRAVDGGSPSLSSQVLVQIVVQDENDNSPFVLYPLQNGTAPCNDLVPRTAEPGYLVTKVVAVDRDWGQNSWLSYQLLKTTDPGLFTLWAHNGEVHTARSISDRDAIKQRLVVLVKDNGQPSLSTMATLNVLLVDGFSEPYLQLPDASKEEVHTDSLTTYLVISLVSVSFLFLVSVIIFIAIRLWKRKKDSIDNSHFVSSGPFPDHLVDVSGTGTLSQSYQYEVCLTSGSGISEFKFLKPIIPTLPPAEQRGKDLKTHT from the coding sequence atgaTTCCGCAACAAAGgcaagttctttttttccttgttctgctgGGTGTGTCTGGGGCGGCTGCCTCAGAGCTGGAGCAGTTTTCGGTGGtggaggagatggagagaggcTCTTTTGTGGCCAATGTGGCAAAGGCCTTAGGGCTGGGGATGGGAGAATTGTCAAAGCGAGGGGCTAGAGTTGTTTTCAAAGGGAACAAAGAATATTTGCAGCTGCATCCTAAAACCGGGGATCTGCTTCTGAGAGAGAAATTGGACCGGGAAGAGCTATGCGGCCCCGCTGTTCTCTGTGTGCTGCCTttccagatcttactggaaaaCCCCTTTCACATTGTTCGGGCTGAACTGATAGTGGAGGACATTAATGACCATTCACCACAGTTCCTAGACGCTGAAATGGTACTGAAAATTCCCGAGAACACCTCCCCTGGAACTGTATTTGTATTAGAAAATGCGCAGGATTTAGATGTAGGTAGCAACAGTCTCCAGAACTACACGATTGGTACCAACTCTCATTTCCACAGTCAAATTCGGGACAGCAAGGGGAAGAGATACCCAGAGCTTGTACTGGATAAAGCCCTGGATCGGGAGGAACAGCCTGAAGTTCGATTAACTCTCACCGCTGTGGATGGAGGAACCCCACAGAGGTCCGGGACTGTCCAAATCCGAATCCTTGTAGTCGATATCAATGACAATGCCCCAGTGTTTACTCAGTCCCAGTATGAAGCTCAGATTCCTGAGAACAGTTCTATTGGATTCCGAGTAGTCACAGTTTCAGCGACAGATTTAGATGCAGGAAATAATGCCGATATATCCTATACATTTTTGCATGCCTCTGAAAACGTTCGTAAAACTTTTCAACTAACACAAAAATCTGGTGAactttatttaaaggaaaaagtagatTTTGAGTTAATTCAGTCTTACACCATCGACATTCAGGCTACAGATGGGGGTGGCCTTTCAGCAGAATGTACTGTTATTGTTCAGGTGATAGATCTAAACGATAATCCTCCAGAAGTCACTATATCTTCACTGACCAGCCCCATCCCAGAGAATTCTCCTGAGACAGTGGTAGCTGTCTTCAGTGTTTCAGATCTGGAttctggggaaaatggaaagatgatTTGCTCCATTCAAGATGACCTTCCTTTTGCCCTGAAACCTTCCATTGAGAGCTACTATACATTGGTAACAGAAGGAGCACTGGACAGAGAGTACAAGGCTGAGTACAACATCACAATTACAGTGATGGACTTGGGCTCCCCGAGGCTCAAATCTGAGTATAATATCACAGTGCTTATCTCTGATGTCAATGATAACTCTCCAGTTTTTACTCAGAGAGCCTACACATTGTACCTGCAAGAAAACAACAGCCCTGTTCTCCACATTGGCAGTGTCAGTGCCAGTGACAGGGACTCAGGAGTCAATGCCAAAGTCACCTACTCTCTGCTACCTCCACAGACTGAAGACCTGCCCCTCTTTTCCTACATCTCCATCAACTCAGACAATGGCCATCTCTATGCTCTGAGATCTCTGGATTATGAAACCATCCAAGCTTTCCAGTTCAGTGTGAGGGCAGTTGATGGTGGTTCTCCATCACTGAGCAGCCAGGTTCTGGTTCAGATTGTGGTACAGGATGAGAATGATAATTCTCCCTTTGTTCTGTACCCTCTGCAGAATGGCACAGCTCCCTGCAATGATCTGGTGCCCAGAACTGCAGAGCCAGGTTACCTGGTGACCAAGGTGGTAGCTGTGGATAGAGACTGGGGACAGAATTCCTGGCTTTCCTACCAACTGCTAAAGACCACAGACCCAGGCCTCTTCACTTTGTGGGCCCACAATGGGGAAGTTCACACAGCAAGATCCATCAGTGACAGAGATGCCATCAAGCAGAGGCTTGTGGTGCTGGTGAAGGACAATGGACAACCATCTCTGTCTACAATGGCTACACTAAATGTGCTCCTGGTGGATGGCTTCTCTGAACCCTACCTGCAGCTTCCAGATGCATCTAAGGAGGAGGTGCACACTGATTCCCTAACCACCTACCTAGTCATTTCCctggtctctgtctcttttctcttcctggtTTCTGTTATCATATTCATTGCCATTcgcttgtggaagaggaagaaggattcCATTGACAATAGTCACTTCGTTTCAAGTGGTCCCTTCCCAGATCACTTGGTAGATGTCAGTGGGACAGGGACTTTGTCTCAAAGTTACCAATATGAAGTTTGCTTGACCAGTGGCTCAGGGATTAGTGAATTTAAATTCTTGAAGCCTATTATTCCCACCCTACCACCTGCTGAGCAACGTGGAAAAGACTTGAAAACCCACACTTAA
- the LOC100920598 gene encoding protocadherin beta-2-like: MIPQQRQVLFLLVLLGVSGAASEPEQFSVVEEMERGSFVANMAKSLGLEIGELSDRGGMVSFKGNKEYLQLNRGTGDLLLREKLDREELCGTAEPCILTFQILLENPFQIILAELRVQDINDHSPVFLETEMLLKIPESTLPGTIFLLESARDLDVGNNSIQNYLLTPNSLFHIQIRDSSEGRKYPELVLDETLDREKQSEVTLTLTAVDGGVPPRSGTAQVRVLVVDINDNAPVFAQSQYNIHIPENSSIGSKVVTVSATDLDAGNYGEISYTFLYPPENIRKTFHLKEKLGELYLRENVDFESTQSYIINVQAIDGGGLSAQCTVIVQVTDLNDNPPELTISSLINPIPENSPETVVAVFRVSDLDSGENGKMVCFIQDDLPFALKPSIENFYTLVTEGALDRESRAEYNITITVMDLGSPRLKSEHNITVLISDVNDNPPVFSQTAYKLYLQENNNPALHIGSVSASDRDSGINAKVTYSLLPPETGELPLFSYISINSDNGHLYALRSLDYEAIQTFQFTVRAADGGSPSLSSQVLVHIVVQDENDNSPFVLYPLQNGTAPCNDLVPRTAEPGYLVTKVVAVDRDWGQNSWLFYQLLKATDPGLFTLWAHNGEVRTARPISDKDAMKQTLVVLVKDNGQPSMSTMATLNVLLVDGFSEPYLQLPDASKEQVQTDSLTTYLVISLASISFLFLVSVFMFIAICLWKRKKDTTVINQITSNSSFPGHLVDVSRTGTLSQSYQYEVCLTSGSGTSEFKFLKPIVSSLPTLEVNENSIENSALRNSFCFT, encoded by the coding sequence ATGATTCCTCAGCAAAGGCAagttctctttctccttgttcttctgGGTGTGTCTGGGGCGGCCTCGGAGCCGGAGCAGTTTTCTGTAGTGGAGGAAATGGAGAGAGGCTCTTTTGTGGCCAATATGGCAAAGTCCTTGGGCCTGGAGATAGGGGAGCTGTCAGATCGGGGAGGCATGGTCTCTTTCAAAGGGAACAAAGAGTATTTGCAGCTGAACCGTGGAACTGGGGATCTGCTCCTGAGAGAGAAACTGGATCGAGAGGAGCTGTGTGGCACGGCTGAGCCTTGTATACTGACTTTTCAGATCTTACTAGAAAATCCCTTTCAGATTATTCTAGCTGAATTACGGGTACAAGACATTAATGatcattccccagtgttcttaGAAACTGAGATGCTCCTGAAAATTCCTGAGAGCACCTTACCGGGGACTATATTTCTGCTTGAAAGTGCTAGAGATTTGGATGTAGGAAACAACAGTATCCAGAACTACCTACTCACTCCCAATTCACTTTTCCATATTCAAATTCGAGATAGCAGTGAGGGCAGGAAATATCCAGAGCTTGTTCTGGATGAAACGCTGGATCGGGAGAAGCAGTCTGAGGTCACTTTAACTCTCACTGCAGTGGATGGGGGAGTCCCACCAAGGTCTGGAACTGCCCAAGTCCGAGTTCTCGTAGTGGATATCAATGACAACGCGCCAGTGTTTGCTCAGTCTCAATATAACATTCACATCCCTGAAAACAGTTCCATTGGATCCAAGGTTGTCACAGTTTCTGCCACAGATTTAGACGCAGGGAATTATGGAGAAATATCTTACACATTTTTGTATCCCCCTGAAAACATTCGTAAAACTTTTCACCTTAAAGAGAAATTAGGTGAACTTTACTTGAGGGAAAATGTGGACTTTGAATCAACTCAATCTTACATTATAAATGTCCAAGCCATAGACGGTGGGGGTCTTTCAGCACAATGTACTGTTATTGTTCAGGTGACAGATCTGAATGACAATCCTCCAGAGCTGACGATATCTTCACTTATCAATCCCATCCCAGAAAATTCTCCTGAGACAGTGGTAGCTGTCTTCAGGGTTTCAGATCTGGActctggggaaaatggaaagatggTTTGCTTCATCCAAGATGACCTTCCTTTTGCCCTGAAACCTTCCATTGAGAACTTTTACACACTGGTAACAGAAGGAGCATTGGACAGAGAGAGCAGGGCAGAATACAACATCACTATTACAGTGATGGATTTGGGGTCCCCGAGGCTCAAATCTGAGCACAATATCACGGTGCTCATCTCCGATGTCAATGATAATCCTCCTGTGTTTTCTCAAACAGCCTACAAATTGTACCTGCAGGAGAACAACAATCCTGCCCTCCACATTGGCAGTGTCAGTGCCAGTGACAGGGACTCAGGAATCAATGCCAAAGTCACCTACTCTCTGCTGCCTCCAGAGACTGGAGAACTGCCCCTCTTCTCCTACATCTCCATCAACTCAGACAATGGCCATCTCTATGCTTTGCGATCCCTGGATTATGAAGCTATCCAAACATTCCAGTTCACTGTGAGGGCAGCTGATGGTGGTTCTCCATCACTGAGTAGCCAAGTTCTGGTTCATATTGTGGTACAGGATGAGAATGATAATTCTCCCTTTGTTCTGTACCCCCTGCAGAATGGCACAGCTCCCTGCAATGATCTGGTGCCCAGAACTGCAGAGCCAGGTTACCTGGTAACCAAGGTGGTAGCTGTGGATAGGGACTGGGGACAGAATTCCTGGCTTTTTTATCAGCTACTCAAGGCCACAGACCCAGGTCTCTTCACTTTGTGGGCTCACAATGGGGAAGTTCGCACAGCAAGGCCCATCAGTGACAAAGATGCCATGAAGCAGACTCTTGTGGTGTTGGTGAAGGATAATGGACAGCCATCTATGTCCACCATGGCTACACTAAATGTGCTCCTGGTGGATGGCTTCTCTGAACCCTACCTGCAGCTACCAGATGCATCTAAGGAGCAGGTCCAAACTGATTCCCTAACCACCTATCTAGTCATTTCCCTGGCCTctatctccttcctctttctggtCTCTGTTTTTATGTTCATTGCCATTTGtctgtggaagagaaagaaggatacCACTGTCATTAATCAAATAACTTCAAATAGCTCATTCCCAGGTCACTTAGTGGATGTCAGCAGGACAGGAACCCTGTCCCAGAGTTACCAGTATGAGGTGTGTTTGACCAGTGGCTCAGGAACCAGTGAATTTAAGTTCCTAAAGCCAATTGTTTCCAGCCTTCCTACTTTGGAGGTAAATGAGAACTCGATTGAAAACTCAGCTTTAAGGAATAGCTTTTGCTTTACTTAG